GCCGAGCAGGAAGGTTGCGCTCGAGCCTGCGGCGACATCGCCCGAGGGGGCCTCGATAACGGTATGGGCGGCGGCAGGCAGGATGCATGCCCAGAGGAGCAGCACGGCGCAGAGCAGGACGTGTCGGCTGTTCATAGAGAGCCGCCCCAATCCGCAGGCGCCGCCTCGACGGGCACCGGTACGGGGGCGCTCCCCCCGAGGCTGTGGAGCCAAAAACGCATAGTCGGCTCTGTCCGGATGTACACTGCTGCTATAGCACGTATGAAATGCAGGGCGCCCGCTATTCGCCCGGGCACCCCGGCAATCGCCGGTATGAAAAATATCATCGAAATAACCTCATTGTTTTCACTGGTGGTCTCTGGAATCAGGGGATTCCCGTGGTCTGAAGCACTGAACGGACAGAGATGGAAAAAACCGGCGCCTTCACCCGGCGATAAGGATTTCGGGGGCATCGGAGAGGCCCCGCACGGCGGAACAACTGCGCCGCGCCAGGAGGTGGAGCCATCCCTGGTCAGTCACTTATACATTGTTTGAGTGCAACCAGATATAAAGATTCCTTTTACTGATTATCATTGGCGTCATTTAATAAAGATACCTGGATTGATAATCGGTTTTCGCTGCTCCCCTCCACCGGGTGTTTTTCCGCCCGGATTCACGCCTGCCGGGCACCAAACCTTATTGTGCTGGAAACGGAGACATACTAATACGGTACCGGGGATTCGCGCCCCCTGCGGATCCGGAACGGCGGCCGGCGAGAGCGATTGCATGATTGAATACGGCAGGAATCATATCGGCGAGGGATCCGTCGTCTTCGACGACGTGACGCTCGGCTTCCCGTCCCGTGCCCGTTTCGGGCAGGAGGGATACACAGGCGCGACCATCGGCGACCGCGCGATCATACGCTCGGGCACCATCATCTACTGCGACGTTGTCATCGGCGACGACTTCCAGACCGGCCACCGGGTGCTGATCAGGGAGAACACCACCATCGGCGACCGCGTCGCCGTCGGGTCGTCAACCATCATCGAGGGTGCGACCACCATCGGCAGCCGGGTCAGTATCCAGAGCCTCGTGTATATCCCCACCGATACCGTCATCGGCGATGACGTCTTTATCGGCCCCAACGCCGTCCTCACCAATGACCGGTACCCCCCGCACGGGGCAGGCAGCCTTGCCGGGCCGGTGATCCGATCGCAGGCGTCCATCGGCGCCAACGCCACCCTGCTCCCGGGTATAACAGTCGGGGAGGGATCGCTCGTTGCCGCGGGGGCCGTCGTCACTAAAGACGTCCCTCCTGCAACACTCGCCATAGGAGCCCCGGCACGGTTCCGGCCGCTTCCTGCAGGAGCGCGGCCATGATCCCCGTTGCCCGCCCTCTCGTCGGCGAAGAGGAGATCGAGGCCGTGGCGGCGGTCATGCGCACCGGCATGCTCGCACAGGGGGAAGCGGTCACCGCATTTGAGCGGGAATTTGCGCAGTACTGCGGCGCGGAACACGGTATTGCGGTCAACTCGGGGACGGCCGCCCTCCACGCCGCCCTTGCATCGCTCGGCATCGGACCCGGTGATGACGTGATCGTGCCGTCCTTCACTTTTATCGCGACCGCAACCTCCGTCAGCATGACCGGCGCACGACCCATTGCAGTCGATATCGAGCCGGCGACCTTCACTATCGATCCCGATGCGGTCACCGCGGCTGTCACACCCGATACACGCGCTGTGATCGGCGTACACCTCTTCGGTCATCCGTTCGACCTGAACTCCATCGGAGATATTTGCAGGGATGCCGGCCTGTACCTCATCGAGGACTGTGCCCAGGCGCACGGTGCCACCTGGCACGGGAAACGGGTCGGGACGTTCGGGGATGCGGGATGTTTTTCCTTTTACCCGACGAAGAATATGACAACCGGTGAAGGGGGGCTTGTGACAACAGACGACGCAGCGCTTGCCGCCAGTATTCGGCAGTTCATCAACCACGGGCAGAGCGACAAATATCTGCATGCCAGACTCGGATACAACTACCGTATGACAAACATCGGCGGAGCAATCGGCAGGGTGCAGCTTTCCCGCCTCGGGGAGATGAACCGGCGGCGGCAGGAGAACGCTGCGTTCCTTTCTGCGCATCTCGACGTCCCGGGCCTTGCCACACCGTCATGCCGGACGGAGGCATCGCATGTCTACCACCAGTATGTGATCCGGCTCACCGAGTCCTTTCCCCTGAGCCGCGAGGCATTCATGCACTACCTTCTCGAAAACGGGATCGGATGCGCAGTGCACTACCCGATGCCGGTGCATATGCAACCGCTCTACCGCGGCACGGAACATCCTCCCTGCCCTGTTTCCGCCGACTGCGCGGAGAGCGTGCTGAGCCTCCCGGTCCACCCCCTTGTCACGCAGGATGACTGCCGATTTATATGTGAAAAGATCAACGAGGTGCGGGAATAATGGAAATAGGTGTTATCGGTGTCGGAGCCATGGGCAGGAACCACCTGCGGGTGTATACGGAACTGAAAGGCGTCAAGAACGTGGTGATCTATGATCAGAACGTGGCTGCAGCCGAAGAACTTGCATTCGCCCACGATGCGGTACTCGCGAGTTCCATTACGGAACTCGTTGGAATGGTCGATGCGCTTTCCATCTGTGTGCCCACGCAATACCACTACGGCGTCGCCGAAGAAGTGATCAGAAACGGGAAAAACCGGCTACACAGGGCGGAACTGACGAAAAATTTCTATATCGCCGCAGAACAGGCAGTGAAAAAGGGAGTGCACATGCTCATCGAAAAACCGATCTGCGGTACAGTGGCCGATGCACATAAGCTTGCGGCACTCATCCCCCCCGGTCTTACCGTGGGCGTGGGCCATATCGAGCGCTTCAATCCCATCATTGACGAGATCGCCCGTATTGTGAAGGATCCCCTCTACGTGGAGATGAAGCGCCATAATCCCGCTTCCGCCCGGGTAACGGGGAGCTCGGTCGTTGAAGATCTCATGATCCACGACATCGATATAGTGGTCAACCGGCTCTTCTCGTCGCCCTACACCCTCTCCTGTGCCGGGACCTCGGAGGTCTGCGGGGCGCTTTTCCGCTTCGACGGCACTCCGGTGTATCTCTCCGCCAGCCGGAAGTCGTCCAAAAAGATCCGGATGATCTATATCGAGGAGGAGGACCGTACTATCGAGGGCGATTTCATGACGCAGGAGGTATACGTCTACCGGAAACCCGAGAGCTACAGCTTGGTCGACGAGCGGTACGTGCAGGAAAATATTATCGAAAAAGTGCTTGTGAATAAACTCGAACCGCTCAAGCGGGAACTCGGCACCTTTGTCGAGTGCGTCAGGGCGGGAAAATCCTTCCCCATCACGCCCGGGCAGGGAATACGGAATATGGAAATTTGCGAAGAGATCGCAGGACAGTGCGGGATATGAGCAAGAAACTGCAGAAGCTGCTTGATTCAAGGGGGCCGATCGAGACCGTCGGCGTCATCGGGATGGGATACGTGGGAATACCCGCAGCCGCGCTGTTCGCCGAATCGCATGCTTTTACGAAGGTCTGGGGATTTCAGCGCGACTCTCCGTCGTCGGGATACAAGATTGAGATGCTCAACCGGGGGCAGTGCCCCCTGAAAGGCGAGGAGCCGGGGCTCGACGATCTGATCCGCCGGGTTGTTGCAGCGGATAAATTCCGCTGTACTGCGGATTTCGAAAAGATAGCCGGGTGCGACGCGGTCACGCTCGCGATCCAGACGCCTTTTGCACGGCCGGAGGATCTGCTGCCCGACTTCGGGGCTCTCTCGGAGGGCCTGCGGCAGGCAGGACGTTATATTACCGAAGGGGCACTCGTCGTCCTCGAATCGACGGTGACACCGGGCACGACGACCGGCATGGCCCGGACGATTCTTGAGGAGGAGTCGGGAATGACGGCGGGCGAGGATTTCGCGCTCGCCCACGCCCCCGAGCGGGTGATGGTCGGCAGGCTCCTGAAAAACATACGGGAGCACGACCGTATTGTGGGCGGGATTGACGATGCGAGTACAGCGCGGGCGATGGAGCTCTACGATCCCGTGCTCACGAAAGGGACCCTGATTCCCATGAGCGCGACGGCTGCCGAGGTGACGAAGACGACCGAGAACACGTTCCGGGATCTTCAGATTGCCGCGATCAACCAGCTCGCCCTGTATTGCGAGGCAATGGGAATCAACGTCTATGACGTCCGCCGCGGTGTCGACTCCCTGAAAGGGGAGGGCATAACACGGGCGGTTCTCTGGCCGGGGGCGGGCGTCGGGGGCCACTGCCTCACGAAGGACACCTACCATCTCGAGCGCGGCGTAAAACTCTCGGACAGCCCCCTCGATTTCCCCAAAGGGAAGGAGTCGCTCTACGTACTTGCCCGGCATATCAACGACTTCATGCCGCGCCACATGGTCACCCTCACCCACGACGGCCTCAGGCGCGTGGGTACATCCATGGCGGAGGCGAAGATTGCACTCCTCGGATGGGCGTTTATCAGCAACTCCGACGACGCCCGGAACACTCCCTCGGAGGTCTTCCGGGAGCAGGCGGTTTCGGCAGGTTCATCCGTGAAAGTACACGACCCGTACGTCACCGCATACCCGGGTGTCCCGATTTCGCAGGATCTCATCTCCGTCCTGAAGGGGGCTGACGCGATCGTCATCATGACAGGCCACGATGCCTACCAGCACCTCGACGCCCGCCGCATAAAAGAGCTCTGCAGGCAGGACCATCCCGTCATTGTCGACGGGCGGAACATCATCGACCCCGACGGATTTATCGCACACGGATTTGTCTATAAGGGGATCGGGCGTGGCGACAAAAACAGCCACGAAATGCTCTGAACTCTTTTTTATCCCGGCGTGTACAACCCCCCAACCGGTGAAGTCGGACCGTTTCCCGATGCCGCGGGCGCAACCGCCGGCTGGCGGATTTTAACCGAATGCCGGGTTATTCCGGGATGGCGTCGGAATAGATTTATACCATCCCCATGCATGTCCCTGAGAAGCATGGTGCATCTTTCTGATCCCCTCCGGAAAAGGGAGGCGCGAAGACACTACCGGAAGGGCCTTCTCTTTCACAATGACCGAAAATTTGCAGAGGCATACGAGGAATACACGCAAGCAGCCGTGATCGATCCGGAGTGCTGGAAGGCATACACCAATCTCGGGAAAGTGACGATGGACATGATTTCTTCCGATGATACGGATATCTCCGTAAAACTGGACGATGCCGAACGGTACTTCGCAAAAAGCCTGGAAATCAGCCCGGAAAGGCCTGTTCCGCTCTTCAATCTCGGCGTCATCCACTATATGTATCGGGATGACAGGGATCAGGCGTTTGATTATTTTGCCCGGGCATTCAACTGTGATCCCGAATTCGGCGTTCTCGTCGAGAATTTCCTGAATCTCTGGAGTGAGAATGCACACGAGGAATTCAAAAAAGTCATTGCACACTCCATCACCCTGATAACCGATGAGTCGCTGAAAAAACAGGCAGAGGGCGGCATCCCCGATGACATTATGGCAGTATTTCCGGTCGAATATATGCCGTATACCAGCGAAAAATACGGATTTACCATCAGGATTCCGGCGGGATTCGCGGATCACACCGAGTTCGCGGGAAGGCCTGAAGGTTTCGATGTGCTTTTCGACATCCATAATTATGACGGGACGCACATCGGGATCGTTGCCGGGCCGCATGAGCACGGCGAGGCGGCAACGGTTCGGCAGCTCGAAAAACAGGCTGCCCGACATGTTGAAAACATGGGCGGGACGCTTCTGTCCCTCGCCGGAAGGGAGATTGAAGGTGTTACAGGTGTCGAAACGGTCTACACTGCGTTCCTTATGAAAATAAGAAAAGTCGCGTTTATCCGCGAGGGTAGAGAATATCTCATCACCTGCGCCGCACATCCCGAGCTCTACGACAGGTACGCACCTGTGTTTGATGACGTTGTACGGTCACTCAGGTTTTATTCTGCCTAAATCCCGTGATCTCATATCACGTATCATTTTTCCGACACCGGCCGGCTGGGGATTGTCGGGATCCTGCACGGCGGCCCTTCGCACCTGCTCCTCCGCCTCGTCGTACCTTCCCAGACCGGCAAGCGCGCCTGCCTTCAAACAGAGCGCCTCGATATAACGGGAAACAATGTGCTTCCTGATGTTGTAATCCGGATACCGCGTCGCAAACAGCGGACCGGGATCGATCACTCTGTCGAAGCACGCGATTGCCTCGCCGTACTGCTTCGCTTCATTCAGCATGGCTCCCTTGAAGAGCCATGAGGGTGTGAATTCACGATCAAGGGCCAGTGCCGCATCAAAGCACCGGATGGCAGACCCGAAATGCTGGAGTCCGCCGAGGGCAAGACCTTTCTGGTGCCATGCGGGCACCATCGCAGGATCGACCTCAAGCGCCCGGTCAAGATAAAATATCGCCTGTGCGAACATGCCGCGTGCAGTGAGCATGAACCCGCGCCTGTACATATCCTGCGCCTCTTTTTTCCTCACCGCGGCACCGTCGAACAACCCCATGATGAAGCATAAGGTACGGGGAGGCATATAGCCATAACGGCGTGGCGGGTCGGTTCCTTCCGAACCGGCAGGGCTGCGTGCGGCTGTCTGAGCGTCTTCCCCTCTTCCGGCCGGGGAATTCATATCGATGCCGCACGGGATAATTTCTCCAGACCGATCCTCCCAGATCAGGCTGCCCGCGAGAAGAGTTATCCAACCGGGGCAAGAATTTCGGTCAGGATCTCTTCGGGAGGCACTTCACGGGGATCGTTGAGGTACATCTCCCGCATCGGCCCCGTTATCGTCAGGCCGTGCTCCTGAAGCCATGCGAAGAGCTCCATGTAGGCAGGTTCGCAGTCTTCGTACGGGCCTTTATGGAATGTCCGGGCCATCCTGCCCCCGGGGAGCGTATACACGTTCATTCCCGGCCCGGGCCGTGTCCCGGGGAGCACCGGAAATGCCACCTCCACGTCGGCGGTTCCTTCCTCGTCCGCCTTCATCGCCTCATCCGGGCTGTTTTCGTGCATGACAAAGACCGGCGGGCCGATGATGGGGATGTTATTTTCCATTGCGTAAACGGCCAGTTCGGAGATCAGTTCTGAAATTAGCCGGTAATGGCCGGTTTTCCGGATTCCGAGAACCGTCTGTTCCGGCAGATCGATAATGGTGATTTCTTCCATAGCGCTTCACTCCGGACATGGTGATTGCGCCCTCATAAAGCTTCGGTGCAGACCCCGGGAGTAGGCAGGCGGCATCTTGAAATAATGGTTCCGGAACATCCCGTTCACCATTTCCCCGTCGAAAACCCCGCAAATTCAGGGGAATCTTACCGGCGGATTGAATCCCAACTATCATAATGCCGGAGATGAAACAATCGGTATCCACCGGGTACCCATGGAGCAAAAGCCATGAAGAGCAGACCATTATCACTCCTGATCGTACTTCTGTGCCTTCTGATTGTCCTTCAGCCTCTTTCCGCAAGTGCCCTTACGGCAGGCGAGGCGAAGCAGGCATGGCGCACTGCAAAAAGCCAGAGCAGGGACATGCAGGAGGCACACCGGCAGGCAAAGGTCGACTGGGCCGCAGATCAGACACCCGAAAACAATCAGCTCGTTATCGATACAGGAA
The genomic region above belongs to Methanoculleus sp. SDB and contains:
- a CDS encoding acetyltransferase — protein: MIEYGRNHIGEGSVVFDDVTLGFPSRARFGQEGYTGATIGDRAIIRSGTIIYCDVVIGDDFQTGHRVLIRENTTIGDRVAVGSSTIIEGATTIGSRVSIQSLVYIPTDTVIGDDVFIGPNAVLTNDRYPPHGAGSLAGPVIRSQASIGANATLLPGITVGEGSLVAAGAVVTKDVPPATLAIGAPARFRPLPAGARP
- a CDS encoding aminotransferase DegT, which gives rise to MIPVARPLVGEEEIEAVAAVMRTGMLAQGEAVTAFEREFAQYCGAEHGIAVNSGTAALHAALASLGIGPGDDVIVPSFTFIATATSVSMTGARPIAVDIEPATFTIDPDAVTAAVTPDTRAVIGVHLFGHPFDLNSIGDICRDAGLYLIEDCAQAHGATWHGKRVGTFGDAGCFSFYPTKNMTTGEGGLVTTDDAALAASIRQFINHGQSDKYLHARLGYNYRMTNIGGAIGRVQLSRLGEMNRRRQENAAFLSAHLDVPGLATPSCRTEASHVYHQYVIRLTESFPLSREAFMHYLLENGIGCAVHYPMPVHMQPLYRGTEHPPCPVSADCAESVLSLPVHPLVTQDDCRFICEKINEVRE
- a CDS encoding oxidoreductase; this translates as MEIGVIGVGAMGRNHLRVYTELKGVKNVVIYDQNVAAAEELAFAHDAVLASSITELVGMVDALSICVPTQYHYGVAEEVIRNGKNRLHRAELTKNFYIAAEQAVKKGVHMLIEKPICGTVADAHKLAALIPPGLTVGVGHIERFNPIIDEIARIVKDPLYVEMKRHNPASARVTGSSVVEDLMIHDIDIVVNRLFSSPYTLSCAGTSEVCGALFRFDGTPVYLSASRKSSKKIRMIYIEEEDRTIEGDFMTQEVYVYRKPESYSLVDERYVQENIIEKVLVNKLEPLKRELGTFVECVRAGKSFPITPGQGIRNMEICEEIAGQCGI
- a CDS encoding NDP-N-acetyl-D-galactosaminuronic acid dehydrogenase — protein: MSKKLQKLLDSRGPIETVGVIGMGYVGIPAAALFAESHAFTKVWGFQRDSPSSGYKIEMLNRGQCPLKGEEPGLDDLIRRVVAADKFRCTADFEKIAGCDAVTLAIQTPFARPEDLLPDFGALSEGLRQAGRYITEGALVVLESTVTPGTTTGMARTILEEESGMTAGEDFALAHAPERVMVGRLLKNIREHDRIVGGIDDASTARAMELYDPVLTKGTLIPMSATAAEVTKTTENTFRDLQIAAINQLALYCEAMGINVYDVRRGVDSLKGEGITRAVLWPGAGVGGHCLTKDTYHLERGVKLSDSPLDFPKGKESLYVLARHINDFMPRHMVTLTHDGLRRVGTSMAEAKIALLGWAFISNSDDARNTPSEVFREQAVSAGSSVKVHDPYVTAYPGVPISQDLISVLKGADAIVIMTGHDAYQHLDARRIKELCRQDHPVIVDGRNIIDPDGFIAHGFVYKGIGRGDKNSHEML
- a CDS encoding transcriptional regulator: MEEITIIDLPEQTVLGIRKTGHYRLISELISELAVYAMENNIPIIGPPVFVMHENSPDEAMKADEEGTADVEVAFPVLPGTRPGPGMNVYTLPGGRMARTFHKGPYEDCEPAYMELFAWLQEHGLTITGPMREMYLNDPREVPPEEILTEILAPVG